The region GATTGAGGATCTATCTGAAGATGAGGTTGATATTATGTTTAAGCTTTTAGATAAAATTTCAAATAATATAGATAACTATTATGAAGAAAGTTAAATAGTGTAGTTACAAAGTAGAGTTATCTCTACTTTGTTATGATAATCTTTGTTTTAAAAGTTCATTTACTTTTTGTGGATTTGCACTACCTTTAGATGCTTTCATAGTTTGACCTACGAAGAATCCAATTAGTTTCTCTTTACCAGCTTTATATTCTGCAACTTTATCTTCGTTTGCTGCTAATATTCCATCAATGATTTCTAATAAAGCTCCATCATCAGATACTTGCTTTAATCCCAATTTATCAATTGATGAATCTACATCTAAAGTTTCATTTTCAATTAAATAATCTAAAACCTCTTTAGCTGCTTTCCCAGAGATTGTATTATCTTCTATTCTTTTTACTATTGTAGCTAGAGTTTTTGCATCAATAAATGAATCTTCGATTCCTGAACCATCAAGTCTTCCTAATAGTTCAACAGTAAGCCAAGTAACACCATTTTTACCTGAAATACCCTCTTTCATCATCTCATCAAAGTAGTTTGCCATCTCAACAGAAGCTGTTATAACTGAAGCATCATACTCTTTGATTTTATACTCTTTTACAAATCTCTCTTTCTTTTCATCAGGAAGTTCTGGGATTTTTGTATATTTTTCCATCATCTCATCTGTAATGATAAGTGGTAAAAGGTCTGGATCTGGGAAATATCTATAATCAGCAGCGTCCTCTTTACCTCTCATTGATCTTGTTTCTCCAGAATCTGGGTCAAATAGTCTTGTTTCTTGAACAATCTCTTTATCGTGAACTCCATCTTCCCAAGCTTCAATATGTCTATTTACTTCATATTTGATTGCTTTTTCAATAAACTTAAATGAGTTCATATTTTTAATTTCACATCTAGTATAAAGGTTTGTATCACCTTTTGGTCTAATAGATACATTAACATCACATCTGAAACTTCCCTCTTGCATATTTGCATCAGAGATACCTAAGTATCTAACTATTGAGTGAAGTTTTTTAAGATAAAGAATTGCTTCTTCTGCATTTCTCATATCAGGTTCTGAAACAATCTCTAAAAGTGGAGTCCCTGCTCTATTTAAATCCACGTGAGAAACTGAACCTGCATGGATATTTTTCCCTGCATCATTTTCTAAGTGTGCTCTTGTTACACCGATTTTTTTATTAGTGCCATCTTCAAAATCGATTACAAGTTCACCTAAACCTACAACAGGTACTTCAAATTGTGAAATTTGGTATCCATTTGGTAAGTCTGGATAAAAATAGTTTTTTCTATTAAATATCGATTTTGTATTGATTTGTGATTTAAGTGCAGTTCCTAACATAATCGCTTTATGCACTGCTTCTTTATTTAAAACTGGTAATGCTCCAGGTAAACCTAAACAAGTTGGACATACATTTGTATTTGGCTCTTCTCCAAAACTTGTTGCACACGAACAAAAAAGTTTAGATTTAGTATTTAACTGTACATGGACTTCAAGACCAATAATTATTTCAAACATCTATTTCCTTTATTATCTTACTATTCTTATATCTGCAGATAGTTTTAATTTTTCAAAATAATCTTTTAAATATTTTTGTTCTCTATCTTGCATAATAATATTAAAAATTCTATCTCTTACATCTTCAAAAGCAATAGTTTGTAGATTTTGTTTTTGTAAAATCATAAGTGTCACATATTGATCTCCAGCTGTAAAAATAGGAGTAAATTGATTGTTATTTGTTTCATTAATCATATATCTAAGTTGTGGATTTAAATTTCTTTGATCTAAATCTATTGGTGAACTATTTACATCAGGAAGAGCTACCATTGGATTTCTCATAGCACTTTCAAGACTTTGTCTATTTGTTGAGCTATATTGTACAGCTTTAACATTTGTAGCCATTGTAAACATATTTGAGTTGTTTTCATAATATATTTTAAGATCTTCTTCTGTTGCAATTTTTATATTTCCTCTTACAAGTTTATCTGTAAGTTTTTGTCTTAAAATCATATTTTTAGTTTGCTTTTCATAAGCATCATAATCTTTATATTTTTGTTTTATAACAGATTTAAATTGATATAAGTCCATACCATTAGATGCGGCTATTTTTTCCAAATAATTATTCACATCAAATAGATCTACTGTGATATTATGTTCTTTTATTAATTGATTAAAAAGTGTTTCATCTATTAATTGAGCTACAGCATCTTCTCTTGGAATATTATATTGTTGTTTTGTTTTTTCAATATCATATAATGTAATTGGTTCATCATTTACAGTTAGAGCAACTCCATTAATTAACTCTGCAAATGATACAGTAGCAGCCATAAAAAGGGCTAGTATAATTTTTCTCATTTTAATCCTTTCACATAAAGACAGATATTTTACCAAAAAAATGGTAAATATCTGTTTTATAAAAAAAAGATTAACAGTTTTTTGCTTTTGTTACCTTATCAATTAAGTAGAAAATTGAGTTATAATCTAAGTCTGAGTGTTCACTTAATCCAATTTCACAAGTTTTAGAAGTACTAAATGCATATTTTGCATTTTTTGTATCTTCTTTTAAAAATCTAAGTGCAGAATCGTTTAATTCTGGGAAATTAAATCCTCTATCTCCTGCAAATCCACAACATTTTACATTATCAGGAACAATTACATTTGTTGAACACATATTAGCAAGTTCAATAAATTTTTCATGTAATCCCATTTTTCTTGAACTACAAGTTGTGTGAATAGTAATTGCTTCATCAATCTTCTCAAAATCTAATTCAGGTGATAAAAGTTCTAATGCAAATTCTATAGGTTCATATAGTTTTATATCTGATTTAAAGTTTCCAATCATCGTTTTAGTACATGGACTTGTATCACATAAAACTGGATATTGACCAAAATTGCTTATCTCATTTAACTCTTTTTCTAATTCATCAGATTTTATTTGTGCTTGCTCTTTAAAACCTTTTGATGAAAAAGGCATCCCACAACATAAGTTTTCCATATTATTAGGGAAAAGTATTTGAAAACCAGCTTTTTTTAGAAGTTTGATTGTTACATCAAATAACTCTTCATCAACTGTAGTTTTTGAATTTCTTCCCATACTTCTATTTATACAAGAAGGGAAATATACAACTTTTTTATCTAGTTGTTGTTGCTCAAAATTTGTATTTATCTTTATAGATTTTGGAAGATATGGGCTCCATTTTGGTATTTTCCCATTTGACCAATCTCTAAATGTAGATGTGATTGATTCCATACTTGATGTTCCAAGTATTTTATGAACTAAATTTGCTCCTGATAAACCAACTCTCATACCTTTTAAGGTAGTTGAATAATTATTTGCAATTTTTGAAGCTATATTATTTGCCGTATCACTTATTTGTTCAGCTCTTAAGTATTTTGTTAAACTTCCTGTATCAATTTTTACAGGACAGGCTGTTGAGCATAAAGAACATGCAGCACAAGTTTCTAATCCATCATATTGATATGCATCCATATACTCTTTTGCTTCTTCATTTTCCCCTATAGATTCTAATCTTGAGATCTCTCTATTTACTACAATTCTTTGTCTTGGTGTTAGAGTAATATCATTTGATGGACATGTTGGTTCACAAAATCCACACTCTATACATGTATCAACTAGATTATTAGTTGCTGGCATAGCTTTTAGGTTTTTTATATGAGCTTCAGCATCATCATTTATGATTACACCAGGATTTAAAAGCCCTTTAGGGTCAAATAGCTCTTTTATTCTTTTCATCATTGAGTATGCAGTTTTACCCCACTCTACTTCAATAAATGCAGCCATGTTTCTTCCTGTACCATGCTCTGCTTTTAAGCTACCTTCATATTTAACTGCAACTTGATTTACAACATCATTCATAAAGGCATCATATCTTTTAACCTCTTCATCTGTTGAGAAATCTTGTGTAAATACAAAGTGGAAGTTCCCTTCTAAGGCATGACCAAAAATTAAAGCTTCGTTATAGTTGTGTTTTTTAAATATCTCTTGAAGTTCAAGAGTAGCTTGTGCAAGGCTTTCAATTGGATATGCAACATCTTCAATAATTACTGTTGTTCCTATATCTCTTACAGCTCCTACTGCTGGAAATAAACCTTTTCTTATTTTCCAGTACATAGTGTACTCTTTTACATCAGTTGTAAAATAGAAATCTCTAACAACTTTAAACTCTTCTAAAAGCTCTTCAATCTCTTTAATTTGTACTTTTAATGCTTCGTCGCTTACTGCTCTAGTTTCGATTAAAAGAGCTGTTACCTCTTCATCAAAATCTTTTATAAATTCTGGCATTGCTGGGTCGTTTTCTATACTTCTAAGCCCTGCTCTATCCATAAGCTCAACTGCATCAACAACTATTGTTTTTGAATCCCTAGCAAGTTTCAATTTTGTAACAGCACTACAGGCTTCTTCTACATTTTTAAAGTAGATTAGTGCACTTGCTTTATCTTTTAAATCCTCAACTGTTTTATAAGTAATCTCTTCAATAAAAGCTAAAGTTCCTTCACTTCCAATAATTAAGTGTTGTAGGATTTCAAATTCATCATCAAAATCTGTTAGGGCATTTAGTGAGTAACCGCAAGTATTTTTGATTTTGAATTTTCTTTCAATTTTTTCTTTTAATTCTTTATCATTTTTTGTTTCTGTTGCAATTGCATTTAAACTTTCTAAAAACTCTTTATGTGTCTGTCTAAAACTATTTTTACTTTGTTCATCTGCTGTATCAAGCTTAGTTCCATCTGCAAAGATTAATTTCATAGAATCAACTGTTTTATATGAGTTTTGAGAGATTCCACAACACATACCAGATGCATTGTTTGCTGCAATTCCACCTATCATAGCTGCATTTATAGAAGCTGGATCGGGACCAATTTTTTTAGAAAATGGTGCTAAAATATTGTTTGCTTCTTGTCCTGTAAGTGCAGGTTGAAGTGAAATAAGTGATTTATCTTCTGAAACTCTAAAGTCTCTAAAGTTTCTTGATGTAACAATTAAAATTGAGTCACTAATCGCTTGTCCTGAAAGTGAAGTTCCTGCTGCTCTAAATGTAACACTTAGTTCCATCTCGTTTGATAGTTTTAATATATCTTCAACCTCTTTAGAAGTATCAGTTTTAATAACTATTTTTGGAATAAGTCTATAAAAAGAAGCATCTGTTCCATAAGCTAATGTGTGTAATTTATCTGTAAAAATCTTTTTTGTATCAATTTGTTTTGATATTTCGTTATAAAAATCTTGGTATTTACCCTCTAACATTTTAAATCCTTTATATATTTTTTATTCTGAATTTAAAATATGGTATCACTCAAGACGTGGGACTGTATAGATTCTTTGTTGTGGATCGTTTATAAATGAAAACATTTTGTCACACTGTTTTAATATAATGTTTGAAATAAGTTTAATACAGTGTGACATTTTATACCTACATATCTGCTGACATTCCAAAAAATTCTGGATAGAAAGCAACTATTCCTAAAACAACTATTTGGATGGCAATAAAAGGTAAAACCCCTCTATAAATATGACCTGTAGTTACACCTGCAGGGGCACAACCTTTTAGGTAAAATAAAGAGAAACCAAATGGCGGAGTTAAAAACGATGTTTGTAAATTCATGGCAATTAAAATTGCAAACCAGATAGGATTTATCCCTAAGGTATCAGCTACTGGTATTAAAATAGGAACAATAATATATGAAATTTCAATAAAGTCAATAAAGAATCCAAGGATTAATATTGCTAACATTGTAAAAATTATGAATCCCCATTTGTCATCACCTGGTAGACTTAGCATAACATGTTCAACAATCTCATCTCCACCTGTATATGAAAATACCATAGAGAATGCAGTTGCTCCTATTAGGATACCAAATACCATAGATGTAATTTTAACAGCTTCTAAAGCTGCTTCTTTAACAATATTTAATGAAAATGTTTTATAAACAACAGCTAATAATATTGCACCAATACAACCTACAGCTGCAGATTCAGTTGGTGTTGCTACACCTTCAAATATTGAACCTAATACTAAAATTATTAGTGTTAATGAAGGGATAATATCTATTAATGCTTTTATAACTTGTTTTTTCTTATTTCCTCTTGCTGGATCAGCTGGAATTGCAGGAGCCATATCTTTTTTTATAAAAGATACTACTAATATAAATAAAATATACGCACCAACAAGTGCCAGACCAGGTACTAGTGCAGCTTTGAAAAGGTCACCTACTGGAACTTGAAAAACATCACCTAAAATGATTAGTACAATTGAAGGAGGAATAATTTGCCCAAGAGTTCCTGAAGCACAGATAGTTCCGGTGGCAAGTTCTGTGTTGTATTTGTATTTCATCATAACAGGAAGAGAAATAACTCCCATAGCTACAACTGATGCTCCAACCACTCCCGTAGAAGCAGCAAGTAATGTACCAACTAACACAGTTGAGATAGCAACACCACCTCTTATCTCACCAAATAAGAATCCCATAGATTCTAAAAGTTTTTCAGCAAGACCTGTTTTTTGTAGAATAATTCCCATAAAAATAAACATAGGAATTGCCATAAGAATAGTACTTTGTTGAATTGAATAGATTCTAAATGGCATATAATCAAACATTGATATACCTTCTACCCATCCCTCTTGCAATAAAGAGATTAAAGCTTGTCCCTCTTCTGCATAAGAAAATATTTCAATAAAACCTGCAAGAATACCAAAGAATACCGAAACTGCCGCAAATGTAAAAGCAACAGGAAAACCAATAATCAGCATAAATAATGCTGTAAAAAACATCACTATACCAATCATTTACTTGTATCCTCTTTTTTTGTATTTTCATCTTTACCATCAATATCTACAACATGAAATTTATGTTCTTCTAATTCACATTGAACTTGATGCATATCTTCTTTTAAGTTGTAATTACTGTATTCTTTACTAATACCTTTAAATACATTTAGATTTTTAATAAAAAACCCAATTGATGTAATAATTAAAAGTAAAAAAGATAAAGGAATTAAAGCTTTTACTATCCATCTATAAGGCAAACCACCTGGGTCACCACTTTGTTCCATCATTGTATACGATTCAACTACTGTATCTATTGAGCTTAAACCAACTAGTAGTGAAATAGGTAATATGAATAATACAGTACCTACCATATTGATTAAGGCTTTTTTTCTTGGAGATAATTTATCATATACAAGGTCAACTCTTACATGCCCATCCTCTTTTAGAGTATAAGCAATACCAATTAAAATAATTACAGAGAATAGGTGCCATTCCATCTCTTGCATAGCAATTGAACCGGTTTTAAAGAAGTATCTCATAACTACATCATAAAACACATTTAAAATCATTAGTACCATTGCTATAGCAGTTATAGTTCCGATAAAATCTGCGAATTTATCAAAGCCACGTTCTAACTTTAACAACATTAAATTTCCTTTGGGTATTTTTTAATAAGTAAGATAAACATAATTTATTATATTTACATTGCTTATTAGTATATAGCAAACCCCCTTAAAAAAGGGAGTTATTGTTTTTATAAATTATCTTTTAAGTAGATATAGTCAGACATCTCTGTCCATTTTCTAACTTTTTTCTGATAAGCTTCTTGTGAATCTAAAATCTCTTTTAATAAAGGATTATTTGCAGTCATCTCTTGTCTTAATTCAGCATTTGCTTTTTTCATAGCATCCATAACTGGTTTTGGGAATGTTTTGATTTTGATATTTGGATAATCTTTCTCAATAGAAGCCCAAGCTTCAGCACTCATATGGTAGTTTTGAAGATACATATCAAAAGCACTTGCTTTCATTGCAACAACTAAAATCTCTTGTAAATCTTTTGGTAATTTTTTATACGCTCTTTCGTTGATTAAGAATTGTAAATCTAATCCTGGTTCATGCCATCCTGTATAGTAGAATGGTGCAATTTTATTGAATCCCATGTTGATATCCATACCAGGTCCAACCCATTCTAAAGCATCAATTGTTCCTCTTTCAAGTGAAGTATATAATTCACCTGGAGCAATATTTGTAACTGTTAATCCTAGTTTTGACATGATTTCCCCAGCAAATCCTGGAATTCTCATTTTAAGACCTTTTAAGTCATCAACACTATTAATCTCTTTTCTAAACCATCCACCCATTTGGTTTCCTGAACTTCCACCAGGGAATGATAATACTTTATGTTTTTTATAAACTTTTTCCATTAATTCCATTCCACCACCATAGTAGAACCAAGAATATTGTTCAGGTGTAGTCATACCAAAAGGCATTGTTGAGAATGGTAATGTATTAATATCTTTACCTTTCCAGTAATATGATGCAGAGTGACCCATGTCATATTGACCACCTTTTACCATATCTAAAACACCAAGTGGTGCTTTGTGTTTATTAGCAGCATCAACTCTGATGATTAGTCTTCCATCAGACATCTCTTCAACCATTTTTGCCATTTTTGTAGGTGCATCAATAAATGGGTGTAGTGTTGGTCCCCAAGTTGTAGCCAATTTCCATTTATAAACTTTTTTTGCTAATGCTGATGTCCCTAATCCAGCAACAAGTGCTGCAGCAACTAGCAGTTTAGTAGAATTACCAAACATTTTCATTGTGATCTCCTTAGTTTTTTTGTGTCTCTCGATTTAAATTGTAACGACACCAAATGAAAAAAGTATGATAATTTTGACATAATTTATAAATAAAAGGATGCTTTAATTAACTGTTGAAAATATACCCAGTATCAACAACAGTTTGAATATATTCTTTTGGAAGGCTCTTCCTTAGGCGTCTTACTAGACTTCTAATTGAATCAATAGAAGCAAATGATCCTTCCCACACATAATTTTCAATCATTTCATATGATAAAACTTGATTTTTTTGTGTTAAAAATAGGTTCATAAGAAGTCTTTCTTTTTTTGTTAACCTTGTAGAGGTATCATCAATAATCAAAGTTGAAGACTTATAGTCAAAATATGAGTTCTCATCAAATTTAACTCTTTCATCTTTTATTTGACAAAGCCTTTCTATTTTTATCTCCAGTTCATCAATAAAAAAAGGTTTTTTTAGATAATCGTTACATCCAAAATCGTAAGATTCTTTAATAATATCAAGTTCAACAGATGCACTTATGATTATAACTGGTACATCTTTATAAAATTCTCGTATTTTTTTTAGTATTTTTATCCCATCTACATTTGGTACATTTATATCAAGAATAAAACAAGAAAAACCTTCTGTGATGTTGTCATATGCTTCTTGCCCATCTTCAAAATTAAATACTTTGTAACCTTTTAATTCTAATCTTTTTTTTATTGTAGTATTTAGTTTTTTATTATCTTCTAGAAGGAGTATTTTCACTGCTTATCCTTTGTTATGATGCAATTTAAGGGTAAATACAACATACTTACCTCTATTTTGGGCTGTAATTAATCCACCCATTTTATCTTCAATAATAACTTTTGCCATATAAAGACCAAAACCTGTACCATCACTTTTTGTTGTAAAATATGGCTCAAAGATTTTGTCTACTATTTTTTCATCAATATTTCCACCATCATCCATTATCTCAATAGTTGTAAAGTTTTCACAACTTGAAATATTAATGATTAGATTATATTTACTTTCAGAGTTTTTTTCAATAATTTTATTTTTCGCATTATTAATAAGGTTTAATAAAACTTGCTTAAATTCATTTTCATAACCATATATAAGAAGTTCAGATTCTTCATGATCATAATTTAGTTGTAAGTTAATATTTGAATAGTAGATTTGTTTCCCTAATATCTCAAAGATTTCATTAAATGACTCAGTAATTGAAAAAAGAGTTTTTGTTGTTGATGGTTTTAAAAAATTCCTAAAATCAGTTAAAGTTTTTGACATATACTTTAATTGAATCATTGAATCATTAACAAACTCTTCAACTTGGGTGTCTTTTAACTCATTTAATAAAAACGAAGTTTGTATATCTTGAACTTGGGCTGACAACTCTACTAAAGGTTCATTCCATTGATGGGCAATTGCAGCAACCATATCACCCATCTCTGCTAATTTAGCTTGTTGGATAATAAACTGTTTTTGTTGGATTCTATCTGTAATATCATCCATAACACAAACAATACCACCAATTGAACCATCATTATTTAAATATACGGCTTTATTTATAATTATATGTTTCATATGATTACTTGGAGTATGCAGAGTCATTTCAGAAGTGTTTGTTCCAAGTGTTGCCATAATCTCTTCATCAATCAGTGCATTTTTAAAGGCAATATCTGGTGGGAAAAAATCTTTAGCTGTTTTTCCAATAACTTCACTTTTTGACATATTTACTAATTCTGAAAAGGCTTTGTTACAACCTATAAACTTACCCTCTTTATTTTTGTAATATATTGGGTTTGGTAGGGTGTCAACAAGTACTTTATCAAATTTTATTCTATTTTGTAAGGCTTTTTCTACAATTTTCCTTCTTTGAATATTTGCTCTCATAGAAAAAACCATAATTAAAAGCACCGTAATAATTGTTATTGTAAGAACTACAAGTTTTGTATATTTTTTTATAAAACTGTGAGGTTCATTTATAATTTCATAGTCTTTAACTACATTTTTAATATCTAAATCAAATCTATTTGTTTCATCATAATCAAAAAGGTATCTATTGGGTGATTTTTCTAAAATAGGAATATCTTTTATATCTGTTCCATTTAAAATTCTAAGAGCCATATTTGATACAGCATCTCCTTGAGCAATTGCAGAAGTCATTAGCCCTCCAACTACTCCATAATCTAAATAAAAATCCCAAAGACCATAAATAGGTACATTACTTGCTTTTCTAATCTGCATTACACTTTGTTTATATGTAAAGAACTTCCCTGTACTATCTTTAAATAATAAAACTAAAAGTATGGCAGTATCTTTAACATTTAAATTTGTAATTTTTGTTTTAAGATGTTCAATATCCATATTATCAATATATTCTATATTAACTTTTTTTGAATATTTATCCATTATAGGAATTAAGTCTTTTTTCATGGCAAGACCAGTTTTCGATTGGTCATTTATGATAATTAAATTTTTTATATTTGGTTGAAGGTTTAAAATAAGTTTGAAGTTTTTTTCTAAATCTACTTGTTCTACTACACCACTTATATTATTTAATAAGTTTGCATCCTTTGGAAGTTCATCTTTTTTGAAATTATTGATTCCACAAAAAAGAAGTGGGGTGTCCTTAAAAAGTTCTTGATAATATTTTACTGCAAAATCAAAAGCATTATTATCACTAGCTATTACTAAATCGAACTTTCTATTAGCTAATTGTTCTTTATATAAAGCATAAAGTTTGTCGATATAACTTGAACTACCTACCCTTTTTGTATCCATATAAAGGACAGTTAGCTCAATATCTTCTATATCTTTGAATTTTTTTTCAACTTCATTTATTATATCATCACTCCATTTATACCCTTTGTGATAAGAGTTTAAAAATAGTACCTCTTTACTTTGGGCATAAAGGAAGTTGATAAAAATAAAAACTATAATAAAAAGTTTTTTCATGCTTACCTCGGTTAGGTATATATTAATCTACAAATATAACATATCCCGACTTAGGTCCGTGTGCTCCAATAACTAACGATTGTTCAATATCTGCAGTTTTAGAAGGTCCACTTATAAATGCTCCATATGTAGAGTTTACAAAACTGATTTTTTCATAAGCTTCATGCATATTATGAACAATATTGTTTTTTTCTACAACTATAATTATATTTTGTGCAATAAAATATAAACTTCTATGTCTGTTATCTTTATTACTAACCCAAACAGCACCATTTTCTGCAACTGCGAATTCACCTTTTATTATAGCTAAATCTATATCTTTTAGATTGTGTGGGTCAGATTCTTCATTTGCTTTAAAGTTATCATTTGTAAAGTATTCACTGTTTGAAGCAATCACTTCTTCATCTGGATATAAAGTAGAGATTGTTTTTTCAAGTTCCTCTTTTTTTATAAATAGTGCATTACCCCCTACACTCTCTAACATTGTAGAAAATTTTTCATAAGGGTCATCATATTTAATTCCAAAATTTGTATAACTTGGAAGCTCACTATCTTTTACTTTATTGTTGTTTCTTATATTTGCAAGAATTTGTTCTTTACTTGTCATTTTGAAACTCCTCTTTATATAATTCTTTAAAACTTTTTGCTGGCATATTTGGAATATCTCTTTGTTTTCCCCATACATTTAGTTTACTATAAACTAATGCTTTTGGAAGGATTGGTACAATTTTTCTAGCAACTTTTCCTAATAATGAGAATAATGTTGGTTTATTCATAAGCCAAACAGCAGCTTGCATACCTAATCTTTTTTGATTTGAGATTATATTTTGCTCTCTTAAATCTTGTCTGTGTGTATATAGTTGTGAGTCCAAATCAATTTTTACTGGACATACATTTGAGCATGAACCACATAATGAACAAGCAAAAGAAAGGGTTTTGTGTTTTTTAGGATCTCTAAATGTACTTAGTGTTGAACCAATTGGTCCAGGAATAACATAATCGTAAGAGTGACCACCACTTCTTCTATATATAGGACAAGTATTCATACAAGCACCACATCTAATACAGTTTAGGGCTTTTTTATATGATTCTGATTGTAAAAATGGTGTTCTTTTATTATCAACTATTACAATATGCATTTGTCCACCTTCAATTGGACCATGAAAATGTGAAGTATATGAAGTAATAGGTTGTCCTGTTGCACTTCTTGCAAGAAGTCTTGTAAATACACTTAAGTCTTCAAGTCTAGGGATAACTTTTTCTATCCCCATACAAGCAATATGAAGATTAGGAACACTAGCTCCCATATCTGCATTTCCTTCATTTGTACAAACTACAACTCCACCTGTTTGGGCAATTGCAAAGTTTACACCAGTAATACCAGCATCAGCATTTAAAAACTTTTCTCTTAAGTGACCTCTTGCTGCTCTTGTTAAATATGTTGGGTCAGAGTTATTTTCATCTGTTCCTATTTTTTCATGGAAAGTTCTTGCAACATCCTCTTTTTTCAGGTGAATTGCAGG is a window of Halarcobacter sp. DNA encoding:
- the gatB gene encoding Asp-tRNA(Asn)/Glu-tRNA(Gln) amidotransferase subunit GatB; the encoded protein is MFEIIIGLEVHVQLNTKSKLFCSCATSFGEEPNTNVCPTCLGLPGALPVLNKEAVHKAIMLGTALKSQINTKSIFNRKNYFYPDLPNGYQISQFEVPVVGLGELVIDFEDGTNKKIGVTRAHLENDAGKNIHAGSVSHVDLNRAGTPLLEIVSEPDMRNAEEAILYLKKLHSIVRYLGISDANMQEGSFRCDVNVSIRPKGDTNLYTRCEIKNMNSFKFIEKAIKYEVNRHIEAWEDGVHDKEIVQETRLFDPDSGETRSMRGKEDAADYRYFPDPDLLPLIITDEMMEKYTKIPELPDEKKERFVKEYKIKEYDASVITASVEMANYFDEMMKEGISGKNGVTWLTVELLGRLDGSGIEDSFIDAKTLATIVKRIEDNTISGKAAKEVLDYLIENETLDVDSSIDKLGLKQVSDDGALLEIIDGILAANEDKVAEYKAGKEKLIGFFVGQTMKASKGSANPQKVNELLKQRLS
- a CDS encoding peptidyl-prolyl cis-trans isomerase, translating into MRKIILALFMAATVSFAELINGVALTVNDEPITLYDIEKTKQQYNIPREDAVAQLIDETLFNQLIKEHNITVDLFDVNNYLEKIAASNGMDLYQFKSVIKQKYKDYDAYEKQTKNMILRQKLTDKLVRGNIKIATEEDLKIYYENNSNMFTMATNVKAVQYSSTNRQSLESAMRNPMVALPDVNSSPIDLDQRNLNPQLRYMINETNNNQFTPIFTAGDQYVTLMILQKQNLQTIAFEDVRDRIFNIIMQDREQKYLKDYFEKLKLSADIRIVR
- a CDS encoding FAD-binding and (Fe-S)-binding domain-containing protein, whose protein sequence is MLEGKYQDFYNEISKQIDTKKIFTDKLHTLAYGTDASFYRLIPKIVIKTDTSKEVEDILKLSNEMELSVTFRAAGTSLSGQAISDSILIVTSRNFRDFRVSEDKSLISLQPALTGQEANNILAPFSKKIGPDPASINAAMIGGIAANNASGMCCGISQNSYKTVDSMKLIFADGTKLDTADEQSKNSFRQTHKEFLESLNAIATETKNDKELKEKIERKFKIKNTCGYSLNALTDFDDEFEILQHLIIGSEGTLAFIEEITYKTVEDLKDKASALIYFKNVEEACSAVTKLKLARDSKTIVVDAVELMDRAGLRSIENDPAMPEFIKDFDEEVTALLIETRAVSDEALKVQIKEIEELLEEFKVVRDFYFTTDVKEYTMYWKIRKGLFPAVGAVRDIGTTVIIEDVAYPIESLAQATLELQEIFKKHNYNEALIFGHALEGNFHFVFTQDFSTDEEVKRYDAFMNDVVNQVAVKYEGSLKAEHGTGRNMAAFIEVEWGKTAYSMMKRIKELFDPKGLLNPGVIINDDAEAHIKNLKAMPATNNLVDTCIECGFCEPTCPSNDITLTPRQRIVVNREISRLESIGENEEAKEYMDAYQYDGLETCAACSLCSTACPVKIDTGSLTKYLRAEQISDTANNIASKIANNYSTTLKGMRVGLSGANLVHKILGTSSMESITSTFRDWSNGKIPKWSPYLPKSIKINTNFEQQQLDKKVVYFPSCINRSMGRNSKTTVDEELFDVTIKLLKKAGFQILFPNNMENLCCGMPFSSKGFKEQAQIKSDELEKELNEISNFGQYPVLCDTSPCTKTMIGNFKSDIKLYEPIEFALELLSPELDFEKIDEAITIHTTCSSRKMGLHEKFIELANMCSTNVIVPDNVKCCGFAGDRGFNFPELNDSALRFLKEDTKNAKYAFSTSKTCEIGLSEHSDLDYNSIFYLIDKVTKAKNC
- a CDS encoding TRAP transporter large permease subunit codes for the protein MIGIVMFFTALFMLIIGFPVAFTFAAVSVFFGILAGFIEIFSYAEEGQALISLLQEGWVEGISMFDYMPFRIYSIQQSTILMAIPMFIFMGIILQKTGLAEKLLESMGFLFGEIRGGVAISTVLVGTLLAASTGVVGASVVAMGVISLPVMMKYKYNTELATGTICASGTLGQIIPPSIVLIILGDVFQVPVGDLFKAALVPGLALVGAYILFILVVSFIKKDMAPAIPADPARGNKKKQVIKALIDIIPSLTLIILVLGSIFEGVATPTESAAVGCIGAILLAVVYKTFSLNIVKEAALEAVKITSMVFGILIGATAFSMVFSYTGGDEIVEHVMLSLPGDDKWGFIIFTMLAILILGFFIDFIEISYIIVPILIPVADTLGINPIWFAILIAMNLQTSFLTPPFGFSLFYLKGCAPAGVTTGHIYRGVLPFIAIQIVVLGIVAFYPEFFGMSADM
- a CDS encoding TRAP transporter small permease subunit, whose product is MLLKLERGFDKFADFIGTITAIAMVLMILNVFYDVVMRYFFKTGSIAMQEMEWHLFSVIILIGIAYTLKEDGHVRVDLVYDKLSPRKKALINMVGTVLFILPISLLVGLSSIDTVVESYTMMEQSGDPGGLPYRWIVKALIPLSFLLLIITSIGFFIKNLNVFKGISKEYSNYNLKEDMHQVQCELEEHKFHVVDIDGKDENTKKEDTSK